In Bradyrhizobium symbiodeficiens, the genomic stretch CCTCCAGCGAGGTGAACCCGGCCTCGCGCCAGAGCTCGTCGCGATAGAAGCCGTGCGACATCGCCCAGCCGGCATAGACCCGCCCCATGGCGCGATAACCGGCAACGGGCCTCTCGGCGAAGCGGCCGTCGCGGAAAGCGGGATCGGCGGTGAGCGCGGCCTTCACGCTCTCCAGGAAGACGTAATTGTAGGGCGCGCAACGCGCGCTGCCGCAGACCACGGCGGCACGCTCGACCATATCAGGGTGCAGCGCCGCCCAGTGATAGGCCTGCATGCCGCCCATCGACCAGCCATAGACGAGAGCAAGCTTCGTGATGCCGAAGCGCTCGGTGAGGAGCCGGTGCTGGACCGCGATGGCATCGTGATAACTCACCTCGGGAAACTGCACTGCTGTATTCGACGGCGAAGACGACAGGCCGTTGCCGAACAGGTTCGGGATGACGATGAAGTAGCGCGTGGGGTCGAGCACGCCGTCCGGACCGATCAGCCATTCGGTGTCGGCGTGCTGCGCACTGAACGAGGTCGGATAGAGGATGACGTTGTCTTTGGCCGGGCTCAGCGTGCCGTAGGTCTTGTAGGCGAGCTTCATCGAGGGAAAGACGGTCCCGGACTGCAGGGTGACCTCGCCAGCCTCGAAGATCTCGTAGTGCGCCGTCATGAACCGAACTCCGCCCGCAGCCAAAGAATACGCCGCTGACGCGGCAATGCATCGATCATGCCGGGCCCAGCGGACGCGCCGTTGCGCCACGCTCAATAACTGTACTTTTAGTCCAGTTATGACGGGCCGGCAAGATAAATCCGAACGCCCGCCGGTTCACGCGATGGCCGCCAGATAGCGTTCCACCGATGCCGCGAAGGCCGCCTTGGCGCCGCCAGCGATGTTGCGCCCCCACCAGGCGCCATAGATGCGGTCGAAGGCGAGCGGCTCGACGGCGGCCGCGATCCGTCGCACCGCGGCTGCATTGAGCGGCATGTAGTTGGGGTAGGAATACATGAAGCTGACGAAGCGGCGGTCCATCGTCACCTGTGCGATGTCGCCGGTGAGCAGGGCGCCCCTGCCATCCGCACTGCGCGCCGAGTGCAGCATGGTGGCGCCGGCGAAATGACCGCCGGTGCGCAGCAGCAGCACATCGTCGGAGATGCGGTGGCTTTCTCCGGTCCAGTGCACGATGGAAGGATGCGGCCGCGTGACGAAAGCGCGATCGTCGGCATGCAGATAAACCGGCACGCCGCCAAAGACGTCACTCCAGTCGGCGGCCGCGCCGTAGTAATGCGGATGCGAGATCGCGATCGCCTTCAGGCCGCCGAGCGCTGCGACGTATGGGATGGCGTCGTCGGTTGCGAGCGGAATGCAATCCCACATCACGCAGCCGTCGCCTTGAGGCACCAGCAGCGCGCGCTGCCCGATGGCGAAGCTCGGCTCCATGCCGATTCCGGTGAGGCCGAGATCGTCGCGTTGCACCAGCCTGTGTCCCCGCGCGAGTTCCTCGCGCGTGAGAAAGGTCTGCCCGTTCCAGTTCACGAACTGCCGCTCGTCCTCGCAGATCACGCAGGAGGCGGGTGGATTTCCGCCGTCCGGGAATTGCGCGCCGCAGGTTTCGCAGGTCCAGAGAGGCATGACCAGAGCTCCGTGAGAAGATCGCAAGATGACATTGCGAACACGCTTTCAGCAAGGTCGACGAGCAGCAGGGGCGTGACTGGAACCAACGCGACGAGCGCCGGTTACGTTCTGGTCCACGCCGGAGCGATTGGCCAAGAGGATCGCGAGCATGTTCAGGTATCGATGACTTCGCGGCCTCCCTCCTCGTCCCGTATCTGGCCCCTCTTCGCGCTCAACTTCTTCATGGCCGACATGCAGTCGGGCATCGGGCCGTTCGTCGGCGTCTTTCTCCAGGAGCGTGGCTGGGCGACCGGGCTGATCGGCACCGCGATGACGATCGGCAATGTCGCGGGCATGCTGGTCACGACGCCGATCGGCGGCTTCATCGATTCCAGCCGCAACAAACGCCTGTGGGTCGTCATTCCCGGCGTCTGTGTCGTTCTCGCCTCCGCCATCATCCTGATTTCGCAGAATTTCTGGGCGGTGACGTTCTCCCAGGTCGCGCAGTCGCTGGCGAGCGCCGCCATCGTGCCGGCGGTCACCGGGATCACACTCGGCATCGCCAAGCAGAAGGGCTTCAACGCGCTCAACGGCCGCAACCAGGCGTTCAACCACGCCGGCAACATGGTTGGCGCGGCACTGTCCGGCTATCTCGGCTACAGATTCGGTTACGTCGCCGTATTCGTGCTGGCGGCCGTGTTCGGCGCCATCGCGATCGCCTGCGTGATGATGATCCCGGCCAAGGCGATCGACGATCGCGCCGCACGCGGCAGCAAGGAGGATGATCCCGACAGCGCGCCGGACGCATTCACGATGCTGCTCAAGCACCGGGCGCTGCTGGTGCTGGCGCTGGCGCTCGCACTGTTTCATCTCGGCAATGCCGCGATCGTTCCGCTCTACGGCCTTGCGGCGGTGGCCGAAGGACAGGCCAGCGGCCCGAGCTTCGTCGCAACCACCGTGGTGATCGCGCAGGGCGTGATGGTCGTGACGTCGCTGATCGCGATGAAGGCCGCGAGCAAGCGCAATTACTGGCCGATCGTCCTGATCTCTTTCATGTTCCTGCCCATCCGCGGCGTGCTGGCCTTCTTCGTCACGGGATGGTGGGGCGTGGTACCGATGCAGGTGCTCGACGGCATCGGCACCGGACTGCAGACGGTCGCCGTTCCCGGCATAGTCGCGCGCGCGCTCAACGGCACCGGCCGCATCAATCTCGGCCAGGGCGCCGTGATCACGGTGCAGGGCGTCGGTGCCAGCCTCAGTCCCGCGCTCGGCGGCTGGATCGCGCAATGGATCGGCTACGGACCGACCTTCCTGCTGCTCGGCGGCTTTGG encodes the following:
- a CDS encoding alpha/beta fold hydrolase, translating into MTAHYEIFEAGEVTLQSGTVFPSMKLAYKTYGTLSPAKDNVILYPTSFSAQHADTEWLIGPDGVLDPTRYFIVIPNLFGNGLSSSPSNTAVQFPEVSYHDAIAVQHRLLTERFGITKLALVYGWSMGGMQAYHWAALHPDMVERAAVVCGSARCAPYNYVFLESVKAALTADPAFRDGRFAERPVAGYRAMGRVYAGWAMSHGFYRDELWREAGFTSLEDYLVRVWDVTFARRDANDLLAQIGIWQNGDISRCASFAGDFDRALAAINAHMLLMPGATDRYFDVRDNEDELGRLTGARSAVLRPIPSLHGHRAGNPIGNPRDQAFLRAEVAALLGK
- a CDS encoding MBL fold metallo-hydrolase; translation: MPLWTCETCGAQFPDGGNPPASCVICEDERQFVNWNGQTFLTREELARGHRLVQRDDLGLTGIGMEPSFAIGQRALLVPQGDGCVMWDCIPLATDDAIPYVAALGGLKAIAISHPHYYGAAADWSDVFGGVPVYLHADDRAFVTRPHPSIVHWTGESHRISDDVLLLRTGGHFAGATMLHSARSADGRGALLTGDIAQVTMDRRFVSFMYSYPNYMPLNAAAVRRIAAAVEPLAFDRIYGAWWGRNIAGGAKAAFAASVERYLAAIA
- a CDS encoding MFS transporter yields the protein MTSRPPSSSRIWPLFALNFFMADMQSGIGPFVGVFLQERGWATGLIGTAMTIGNVAGMLVTTPIGGFIDSSRNKRLWVVIPGVCVVLASAIILISQNFWAVTFSQVAQSLASAAIVPAVTGITLGIAKQKGFNALNGRNQAFNHAGNMVGAALSGYLGYRFGYVAVFVLAAVFGAIAIACVMMIPAKAIDDRAARGSKEDDPDSAPDAFTMLLKHRALLVLALALALFHLGNAAIVPLYGLAAVAEGQASGPSFVATTVVIAQGVMVVTSLIAMKAASKRNYWPIVLISFMFLPIRGVLAFFVTGWWGVVPMQVLDGIGTGLQTVAVPGIVARALNGTGRINLGQGAVITVQGVGASLSPALGGWIAQWIGYGPTFLLLGGFGLASMALWLAFGAAVKKY